The genomic region GATAAAGGTGCAAGGCTTATAGCCACATCTATTATAGTAAAAGGAAAGTGCACAATGTTTCAGGGTAGTAACACCTCCTGGGATGAAAAAAGGTACAAGTGACTGTTTCCAACAagaatttttatacatatacttTCACAATCATGCCCATAATAGGTTCAGTTAAAAGATAATTATTCCCAAGTGTTCCATATAACTGCATAAATAAGAGCATGATAGCACAATTGTCCACATTGGCACCTGTATGGAGTGTTTCTAAAACAATGTTTATAAACCTGTAATCCATGTTTATAAACCTGAAATAATTACAGTGTTCAATCATTATAACAGCCTGAGTAGCAGAAACTTAATTTTCATCTCTTACCATTATTTTATTCAGTCAATGGAAGATCATAAAAACCTAAACTCACGGGCCGCATAGCTTTGGACTGTGCATATCTCACCTCCGGCGAGAACTAGCACCTAATccagtgacgtcatgacgtcaAGCGCACACGCTAACGTGCACTACATCACTGCGCGGCTCATCGACGGACTCCTGGCTCGGGCCATCCACTTGGGTGCAAATTTTTagcttattttatttatgaatggTTGAATCCGGCGGGCCAGTCTAAaattgaaaatgggccgcaattggcccatGGCCGGtagtttggacatgcctgctttaaTTAGCTTTTAAGGCTATGGCAAAGGGCATTTTTAGATCACTGTAGTCGGGCCAAAAACTGGACTGTCAAAAATCCTTTATCTCCCTGCCTCCACTCTCCATAGAGAATtatgggaaatgaccttcctATAGCAGACCTTACAGAATATATCAATAGCATCTATGAAAAAAATAAGTGGtgatatattttcttaaatatttttaatttaggaTTTCTGCAATGTTTTGTGTTTTGGGAATAGGACAAAGTATAAAGAGTTGCAGGGTTAATGGTGTCCACTGCTAGTCTTCTCCATTGGTGGAACAACTTCTCCAGTCTCAATGATGGTATCCCCcttaaagaaaatatacaaattattaGGAATTGTTAAAAGCAAATTGTTCATGTAGCTGTACATAGTATGTCTCACCAGAAGATTTCTGAGAcaaaacagtttttaaattattactacttatatttatgaaaataagtTATCCAGCACCCATATCACCCACGAGAAAAGCAACTGTCACCACATAGTTTCTACAAGAACACTATGCAATGATTTCCAGAAGATCTAAGAAAGATGTTGATGAAATGTTTGTCTAGAAAGGTTAAAAACTATTTATAAGTCTCTGGGATACACCAAACAACaaacagggcaaatttgcacatgagcagtaaccaatggcaaccaatcaaatggttGCTTTCATTGTTTGACCTGCAGTAACTATCTTgccaaaatgaatttaaaatttaaacgGCTGGCCTCTCAATCCTTAGCCAAGTTAAGTGTTCAATTCATGATTCCACAATAAGAAAGATCTGGCAAAATGGAATTCCAGGTTTAGATAGAAGAAAGTAAAAAATCAGTGCTATCCAAGAGTAACACCAATATTAGTCTCACACTGTCTACCTGGACAATCCCCAAGCCTTTCTAAATAATGTTTTGTGGACAGACTAATCAAAAGTAGAAGTCTTAGGACAACACAGGTCCCAATACGTCTGGTGTAAAGCAAATACAGCCTTCCACCATAAAAACTTAATACAAGCAGTCATATGTGATAGTATTATGGTTATTAAAGGTACCATTCAATAGATGCAATGCACTTATGCCTAAAGAATCTGGCACATCATTTTAACAGCATCAGAAGTGAATTGATATTATAATGGTTTGATTCCCGCTGAAGTGCAAATGCAACTGTGCCAATTGTGATGCATCCACCACAACTGCAGCAGGAAATGCTATAATTATTGGAAAATATGCTGCATTGTTggtaacaaaaagaaaaacatggtgACTGTGTCTGAAACTTCAGTGTAAGGCCACTATATACAATATGACCACTGTACACTTGCATATAGCATTTTGttaatcaaatatatataactaAGCCCATTCGTTCATTTATAGCAAAGCAAGTAGTCAGCACGACACTAGAACTAGACACTGCTTTTAGATGGCTCTTTAAAACAAACAACCAAAACTGCTTGTTTAATAATCTAGAAGGTCAAAGTTACCAATTTTAAGCATAATCATTATTATGAAAGCTAAAGATAATGTAACCATAAACTTACAGGGAATAGTCGAGGTTTCAAGTTCACAATGGCATAGGGCTTTgtctgaaagaaaagaaaagtcaagttaaagcaGCTGTTGCAATTTATGTTCCTTTACATATGCCGAATGCTTAGCTCACTGGTAGCTGGAGACAGAAAAACGAGACATTCTTAAACTTATATGGGTAATTTTGTCAACTTTGTTGTTCATGGGAAGTTTCCATTAAGGCTATGAAACACAGGGCATAATCGACACTTGAAAAACATTAAGACTACTCTGCATATACAGTTTGGAGCCATTTGCATCTCTGATTAGTTTCCTGGGGGGGGCAATCTATGCTAACACTGTCTAGTTCTACACCTTGACATTTTAAGCATTATTTACATAGCagatttaaagaggttgttcatcttccaaacacttatttGAGTTCCGATTGTTCaagagaaataaatacttttttccctAATGCTTTCGAAGTTGAAGTTTGAAATTGaattggtgtttcagtctggcaactctgATACAGTGGCatattctgaacggttacaatttgctacattagttgatatatgtctcagcagcatctgtggaattttAGCAACCACAGTATTCTAACAGCTACagttaatgaaactcatggagtCTGcttagcagggccaaagataagaattacatttttaatgtattatttaatttaatatttaaatgtatcaatttagaacagattaCACTGTAGGTGACccctttcccagagctgctttagaaagacataaggtgaaaaataaaactttaaacttcaatattggaaaaacggTCATAAATAGAAAGCAGTTAATAAAAACTCTGTTGAACTAATAAAAagttctggtgaactatctgaagtTGAACAACCCTCTTGATTTTTCTCCTTCGTAGTAACTGAAAGCAACCTGTCAGGAgtgaaatgaaaagcaaaatggcAATTGGGTGCTGTTAGTTATCAATCTGGAATAAAATCTTTTCCATTTTTTGAATCACAAAAAGTGTATTGGGCAGCAAAGAACCATGCAAGCTATTCAGACTTTACTGCAATTCAACAACTGGAGTATTTCATGTCATAGCCCTTATAGCAAAACAAACCTCTTAAAAAATATGATAATTACCTGAACGTGGTACTTCACATAGTAATGAACAATCCAAGCTGGAATCAGCAGTCTTGTTAATGTGAAAACACCAGCATTATATACTTTAAAagtctaaaaacaaacaaatggaaaTCATTATTAATTGGTTAAAATAACTATAACCTTCAGTCTGTTTGAACTACTGTTCAAAGTCCCTCTCTTAAGTCATTCAATTCACATACACTGTATCGTCAGTTTTGCCCTTTTAATTTATGGAATtgtcaacttaaaggagaactaaaccctaaaaatgaatatggctaaaaatgccatattttatataatgaattgcGCCAGCATAAAGTtttagcttcttaatagcagcaatgatccaggatgtcaaacttgtcacagggggtcaccatcttggaaagcgtctgtgacactcacatacttagtgggctctgagcagctaagtttaggggttgtcacgaaatatcaagcagaaaatgaggtttgtctataatattagctgatgctacagggctgattattaaattctgatgctaattgcactggtttatgtgctgtcatgtagtaattatctgcatcaattactaatcagacttatattgtgatatttctattttatgtgtactgtatattgtaagtggatccctaagctcagaatgtgacagcagcaaagaacatgtacagtgaatcagcagaaaataagatggagaactactggggcatctttgggggcacatattttccctgctaaagggctgtggttgccttgggctggtagagaagcccaaaacaaaatgtacagcgTTTCTAGCCTATTTTAAGGCACAGTTAACTGCTgacatacctgtataaatgagCTACAACCATATAATATCCAGTAATAAACACTGACAGTATTATCAGCTGTACTGAAGAGCACAGCAGCTTTTAACCTTGCACCAGCATAGGATGCCACCTTTCCAACAAGTCAGTTTTTAAACATTCACTCctgtttttaatactttttctGGAAGGAATGTCTGTACAAGAATATTCATTGGGAGCTTAAAAAGCTTGGTTTGCCTTGGCACACACCTGCCACCTGTAATGGTTGCTGCCACTGAACTCTAAATATTCTCTGGAGTGATAAATTGTTCTCGACCATCagacaggggtacccagggccctCCGGTTACCCAAGGCAACACCCAGCCACTAAAGCTCCCCTCTCTGCAGTGCTATTTACATTGCTGTTAAAGCTAGCCATGCTATACATAGTGGAACACATGGCAAAAGAGCAGGGAGTGGTGGAGGCTGGTTTGCAAGCAGGTGGCAGGAcccactggaatttttctggtgTCCAAGTCTGACCCTGTGATTATCTGGTGAGTCTGAGCTGCATCTAAATGTGTAAGGCTAACTTTAGGGTTATAAAAGGTTGCTTTTCATGGTTTGGGCTAAGGCCCCggtaaagtaaacatttttttttaaatgttcatggGACAATCACTTCATTGTGCACCAAAGTCGCATGCAGTTGCCACTACACGATTGCTGGCCAGAAAACACATTCATGCCGATTTAAACCCTTTAAACAATAATCTGTACTTTTCAGTGTAAATCTAGAGTCACATATTAAGATAGTGGTCAATCTTTTTAAGTTCAAACCCCCAGTTAAAGATGTTAAACAATGGATACATCATAGGATAGGATGTTAAACAATGGATACAGAGAAACTAAAGCTATTCCGTGTATACAAAAAACCATCCTTCGCCCTTTGTTGTGGCTGATTTGTAAGCAGGGTCTATTATGGTAATCTAATTGGCTACCTTGCAAGGACTATACACAGAGTAGCTTCAATCTCCCttttcctgtttagctcaagtaaaaaataaatgaatttaaaacaataggtaaaaaggTTTAGAAAGTGCAACTTTTTTCACTCATGTTGAGTATATAGGGTACGCTGCCCATGTATTACTCCAAACGGTTAGATGCTAAAAAAAGTTCCTTCCCATTGAAGCTCCATTGTAACAATAGTGGATTTTTTCCATTGGGTTATTAACAAGGTAACCCATTCATGGTTACCCACATAGATCCTCCAGAGGCTCTTATCCTGCAGGAAGTTGCCCCAGAACCTTTCCACTGGTCCCTTTTTAGCGGGTGGAAGGACCGGCTCCCTTGGACTCAGTTCCTGGTCATTCAGCCATCGTCTCCTCAGTGTCCGCAGTTGCTCCAGTCGGAGCTTCTCGTCCGGTGTATAGCCCGACATGGCGTCACAATGTGCCCTACCGGATCAACGAACAGCTAGAACGCACTGTGGTCTACCGACCCCAATACCTTCTCGGTTTCCCCAACCTTGATgagggcacaaggattcagcgcACGGAGATGACGTCACGCTTAACTTTAGCAGAGATCGCCATCGCCATCTAGAGTTAGTGTAAAGGTATTGCAGTGTCTTGTAAGTAATGGGACGATCGATTTCCCGATCTGTGTTGATAGTTATAGGCCAACAAGGTTCTCTTTCATTGTGTTTCACGAATAGTTATAACAGTTTGTCCCAGTGTCTTCTTGACAGGAACAGTAATGGCAGCTACTGAACTCCTGTTGTAGAGGAGCACTCATCTTATTGAGAAGGTTGTTATCTTTTCAGCTAAGGTGCTTGTTTCTCTACATCTGTTATGGATTTTTCCAATTTCATTTACATAGCACAACTCTTAGCACACTGATACCCTACACCACAaggtggcatacctcccaacattttgaaatagCGTGTGGGATTAAAAGATTAAGAACATTTGACACGCccatttgtggccacacccccaattaccatgtacatgttacaaaatgtggccaattatgaaagtttgaacacatttctgtggtttttatgtgctattacagttttgcatagaaggtgaattgccctttaaactgtgagtctaagttctcccaagagagatggttacaaaagtatctaagcaTCTATtttgggctctttgccaaaagccagttgagttagaaactttgtatctttttctggctgttcagtgcaagagatcaaagagaaagtcgggacatttcagtaacaaaaacaaattactggtggcataataaaaggggcatCTTCCCCGACTGCATTCAATTGAGTGTGCGCGGATctgttttaaaattttcactgttgCTAACCCATTCAAAGTCACGttccaaaaataatatatacatatagagcAGTTGTTATTAGTTGTACTAGAAATATATGGTGGTAGCTGCCAGTAGATGGCGCTGCTAATTGTACCTATATATtgggaccagggccgccatcagaaatcgcaaggCCCCATACggcaacatttcctgggccccctgggctgtgcccaccaaaagccccacctataggtccgccctccccaccccacaggtccaccccccaccacacactaacaaaaaacattggtggatagggttcccacatgttaataaaaaaataaaaaaatattggtggtcagggccccctcattgaaaaaaacatttgtgaataggggcccccccataaaaaatattggtggctaggaccccccacgttataagaaaattggtggccagggtccccttaaacatccatgtaaaaaaaacagaagtaaaaattggtgcccagagccccaccacacaacagggaccacaaagggttacctgtaggggggccctgccatgttacacatacttcattagtgtggcccacctgctgtcagtgagctgccaactacagaagggaggaggagaGCACAGGTGGctttccagtgacagcattttattCCCTTATTGGTCATATAATTTCAATTCCTgataaagctgcatggtgattggatgagctggaggagaagttcaaacctcagctatccaatccctgagcagctcaacagggacttaaactcagtgaccaataaggggaagtatttgacagaagatacctccccttgtgctcctgccctgccttcctgaagtcagcagctctcagaaagcaggggggcccggctaatcaagtaagtgtggcgtggccgggccccccttaccctcggggccccctacaactgtaccccctgcccccccctgatggctgccctgattggaacacttgtttgtttttgttttttatgcctatgattaaaggCGGAAGCTTCCAAATTCATCCGGTGTATTATGCAGTGCTttttaactgtaaaaaataaaaaaacaagctttTAACAAAGTCCAGTGCTTAGGTGCTCCATTTTCTTTTTcctcaataataaaacagtacattgtatttgatccaaactaagatataattaattcttattggaagcaaaaccagccttatttaatgtttacatgattttctagtagacttaaggtatgaagattcaaattatggaaagatccattatctggaaaaccccagatccccaacattctggaaaacaggtcccatacctgtacattttactGTATGATGCTGTTGCTGTCAAAGCAAAAACAGCTGATCTACCACAGAATTGTGGGGTGGGTAAGCCAAAAAGCAGAAACATTATTAAGCTAATAGCTGCAAGTTGGGATTCTGTACACTTCTTCCTGAGTACCAATGTCCTGAAACTCTATAAATAGTGTAAGCTATCTTGACTTACAAGTGCCTTTGCAACTAGCAATGGTAGAACATGAGTCACACTGGACTCTTCTAACCAGATGAGCTTGCGCTAAATTGAGGAGGAAGGAAGTTGTGCAGCTAAACCTCTTTACTGCTGGGTCGAAATAAAAATATAGGttattgcaaataaataataaggGTTTATAGAAGCGCCTCACAGGTTTAACATTCACATATCAACTGaggtaatataaaaaaacaatctcAGATACAGTAGAGTCGGGTTCTGTGACACCACTGTGGTAGGTAGGTTTTAAGATGTACCTTTAGGTTAACAGCATGGTGGTCCGGACCCACTCAAGCAGAAATGGTGTGAAACATAATAGCCTAAACTCTTCTTCAGTACTGCGGTCTCTTTACTTTAGGCCAGGATTACAGTATTACAGGGAGAGCTACCTACAGCTATAAATCCTTAGGTGGAGGACAAGCTGCTTTTTCTAGCTTGCCTTGCTAGTTAACATTCTTAGAATGTACTCTTTACAAAGCTAGTCCTTTAATATGACTAAACCTTGTTCGCAGGGTGGTTGTTCCCTGACGTTCACTAGAAGGCTTGCACTGTTATACCAGAACTCTTTACTGGCCCTTTTTGACACCAGACTCCCCACACACATCCACCTGGGGAATAGGAAAAAATGTGGAAgattaaaatggaaaataatgaagTTTTAGGCTCTGGACAGTTATGCAAGTAAGGACTTAATATGTTTTGTATTGTAGGTTATTCTTATTAGTAGACCAGTGTCTTTTGAATGCCTGTTGATAAGCATGTtcctgtgtttctttttttctctttgtttatccttaaattaatttaattcattCATAATTTGAGAAAGAAAACTGATGATGTTCCCatcaatatatattgatatgttgGCTAAATAGGAACTAATAATGCTAATAATTccctatgcctatgattaagtatctgtcTGTGATGatacaaaacgcataaggctgtgccATGAACACCAAATAAACTTATATTTAGTTTATCTGTGAGGAGGACTGTTCCATTGAGTGCCTGCCTAATTGCTTTACGGTTTGGATCCACTCCCGTAGCTGAAGGACTCGGGGCTGTGCACCTGGACTACTTCATATACTGAATGAGTTTACCATGACCATTGTTCTCCTTGAAATAATGCTAATAATTCCTTCACTTTTTTACAATCCAGACGCCTGGTGGCTGCACAATTATAAGAAATAAGAGTTAAGAGAAGTAATACAAGGATGTGCAGGGTAAGgtaaattaattcattaataaacaataaaagagTAACACAGTGCTGTTTTGATTATCATTGCATGGTATTTCTGCCTTACAGCTCTAGTGTGCTGGGTCATAAAACTACTTGTATGGTAGGGAATTTAATCAGACACAAACAACAGATTATTGCTGTTAAAGATTACCACAAGAGGGCAACATCTGCTCACACTTTAGTCTTAAATATGCCTTTATACTAGTAGTTTTTATATTTGTACCACCACTGTTCttttgataataatatatataaaatacatttaatatatattatatttatcagggaggataaaaaaaaaaatagatttaataaaatatagatttgtCTGACATATTCACTATCCCTTATTTAAGATCAGAAATCTGATAAGCTTGCGATATGGGCAAACACACCAGAAGGAAGCCAGAGAAGCCAGAGAAGGAGAAGCAGCAGGCGGAAAAATCAGGACATGCGGGTAAAGACATTGCACCGATATTTAAACAAGGAGAGAGAGAGCGAAATTTATCTAAGATGGTGCGGGTCCCAGTAAAAAGTGCGCATACAAGAGAAATGCAGGAAGGAGACATCTCAGAAGCTGAAGGGGACTGGCAAACATACTTGATAGCGCTTCCGACGAAGCATGATATAAAAGAGTTGTTACAGGAGGCGACGTCCAGCATCAAGATGGAACTGCAAGAAATAAAGCAGGATCTATGAGCAATGGCGTCCAGAACAGATACGCTGGAACATAATCAAGGTAAACTTTTACATAACCAGAAACTCCTACAGAATGTTATTCAATCGCAAGAGATACAGCTAGAGGACATGCAAAGGCAAATAGACGAAATGGAAAATAGAGGCAGGCGTAATAACATAAAGGTCCGGGGCATTCCAGAATCAGTCACAAGTGATGGAATAGATCAGCGCTGCAACAAATATTcaataatattttaaacaaagATGTACGATCAGAAATAAAACTGGATAGAGCCAACAGGGTCCATAAGACGAAAAGTGCGCCATTGGATGCCTCTAGGGATATTATATGTTGTGTTTATGATTACAGAACAAAAGAAGAGATATTATATAAAGCTAGATCAC from Xenopus laevis strain J_2021 chromosome 1S, Xenopus_laevis_v10.1, whole genome shotgun sequence harbors:
- the ndufb6.S gene encoding NADH dehydrogenase [ubiquinone] 1 beta subcomplex subunit 6 translates to MSGYTPDEKLRLEQLRTLRRRWLNDQELSPREPVLPPAKKGPVERFWGNFLQDKSLWRIYTFKVYNAGVFTLTRLLIPAWIVHYYVKYHVQTKPYAIVNLKPRLFPGDTIIETGEVVPPMEKTSSGHH